In Micromonospora sp. LH3U1, one genomic interval encodes:
- a CDS encoding AAA domain-containing protein produces MLLTQPDVLTLVQQAAGRWADQLIDFGPRNTLLYSKERQATTLDLAEAAADGVAGLLRGQKVRLRTLFPDQDRHSTACNTARSLRRKLVELEEEQGIQAGWVTRGLLCMVGSYTRGSVPMQPLRAPLILQQLALDTRTATESDFTLELSESPEINPVLLYALERQYGVEADVNALGDKLNAMLTEIVDPDQQLSAAYELISKAVAPSGLSLRLEPAVLAGVFSFDKLAMVKDLRSSAELLASHSVIGAMAGDRDARQQLRTQPAHGPSSSADRIDPAKEFLVHDADSSQQAAIDAVLSGRNVVIEGPPGTGKSQTIANIIAYMAAMGRSVLFVSEKRAAIEAVMNRLGDVGLDNLVFDLHERKINKRQVAQRIANVLAQAGAEPPVETTELHRRLHGRRAAAQRHPVELHEVRQPWGMSAFQVIEQMLALPSYDVSGYNLRSSELRNLDRSVIESARDDLRMFVDRGGLRIWRRESPWANAAIHTPDDVRKVLVHLEGLAAGALQGAQRQIRELVDGAGLDVPDDLAAWTNLFDLLSEVERTIGGYGEQVFGPDLDDYVYATAPGRSRPRRPEPIGLFRRFQLRRELRRTCPAAPRKRSEMYEGLLAAVDQRERWRKLSRQDSAPTALAGANLCMSSFTRVRNHLAAVAACARIDGLDRGSTAIAANALAELNADRETLFLMPDLNKQQQIFRSLGLTHLLDDLARRHVQSDEAADTLLRAWLQVVLDEMRMRVPYLGQFVGQQHGAVVEDYRAADSRHIEMAARRVRRNVAVNLRKTRDAHPDQNDLVRREAAKKRGHLPLRKLLGSAPEVLLAAFPCWAMSPLVVSRILPATQSFDVVVFDEASQIEPHDAVASIMRGAQLVVAGDPKQLPPTPFFRRLVQQTPTGEDEDPGDESLEDYESVLDVLSGMLSDRYRLTWHYRSRDERLIAFSNIEIYDRSLVTFPGVQVDSPLRLETVDGRVSPGQSGSSTEEVNRAVELILEHAEQRPNESLGVITMGQKHALRIEGTLRSRRREQEHLDDFFSQDQAASQRFFIKSLENVQGDERDAIILSIGYAKTQDGRLPLRFGPLNQDGGERRLNVAVTRARRRMTVVSAFSHHDMDPNQTAATRNRGPELLRRYLEFVDLGGDVGGRQHTGVDLNGLERSVLRAIQQEGINAVPQWGVSGYRIDLALAHPDQPGRMVLAVETDGHSYHEAHSARDRDRLRQQHLERLGWEFHRIWSTDWYVDPAGQTARLVARWKQAVDRADRATKAPPAPTAPPRVNQRPSPPASRRGPRPQVPIGLKITDYTRDQLVRICTWLVSDQLQRDRDERLQEAMTELGFRKRGSIILQRLTEALDIAQQRADREVY; encoded by the coding sequence ATGCTGTTGACCCAACCGGATGTGCTCACCCTCGTCCAGCAGGCCGCCGGCCGGTGGGCAGACCAACTGATCGACTTCGGCCCGCGCAATACGCTGCTCTATTCCAAGGAGCGGCAAGCCACCACGCTCGATCTCGCAGAGGCGGCTGCCGACGGGGTCGCCGGGCTGCTTCGGGGCCAGAAGGTTCGCCTGCGGACACTGTTCCCGGACCAAGACCGCCACAGCACCGCCTGCAACACTGCCCGCAGTCTTCGCCGGAAACTTGTCGAGCTGGAGGAGGAGCAGGGCATCCAGGCCGGGTGGGTGACTCGCGGTCTGCTCTGCATGGTCGGCTCGTACACCCGCGGGTCCGTTCCGATGCAACCGCTGCGCGCGCCACTGATCCTGCAGCAGTTGGCGCTGGACACCCGGACGGCGACCGAGAGCGATTTCACGCTGGAGCTGTCCGAGTCACCCGAAATCAATCCCGTCCTCCTGTACGCACTGGAGCGGCAGTACGGCGTGGAGGCAGACGTCAACGCCCTCGGCGACAAGCTGAACGCGATGCTGACCGAGATCGTTGACCCGGACCAGCAGTTGAGCGCCGCCTACGAGCTCATCTCCAAAGCTGTGGCGCCGAGTGGCCTGTCTCTTCGGCTCGAGCCTGCGGTGCTCGCCGGTGTCTTCAGTTTCGACAAGTTGGCGATGGTGAAGGATCTGCGCAGCTCCGCCGAGCTGCTGGCATCGCACTCGGTGATCGGTGCGATGGCGGGCGACCGCGACGCTCGGCAGCAGTTGCGCACCCAGCCAGCTCATGGGCCTAGCTCCAGCGCCGACCGGATCGATCCGGCCAAGGAGTTCTTGGTCCACGACGCCGACTCGTCGCAGCAGGCGGCGATCGACGCGGTGCTATCCGGTCGGAATGTGGTCATCGAGGGCCCGCCCGGCACCGGAAAGAGCCAGACGATCGCGAACATCATCGCGTACATGGCCGCGATGGGTCGCAGCGTGCTGTTCGTCTCCGAGAAGCGGGCCGCAATCGAAGCGGTTATGAACCGCCTCGGCGATGTCGGGCTCGACAATCTGGTGTTCGACCTGCACGAGCGAAAAATCAACAAGCGTCAGGTCGCACAGCGCATCGCCAACGTCCTGGCTCAGGCCGGCGCCGAGCCGCCGGTGGAAACGACCGAGCTGCATCGGCGACTACACGGCCGGCGGGCTGCGGCACAGCGGCACCCAGTCGAGCTGCACGAGGTGCGGCAGCCCTGGGGGATGAGCGCTTTCCAGGTGATCGAGCAAATGCTCGCCCTACCCTCGTATGACGTGAGTGGATACAACCTGCGCTCATCCGAGCTGCGAAACCTCGATCGGTCGGTGATCGAGTCCGCGCGGGACGACCTCCGGATGTTCGTGGATCGTGGCGGCCTGCGGATTTGGCGTAGGGAGTCGCCATGGGCGAATGCCGCGATCCACACCCCGGACGACGTCAGGAAGGTGCTGGTTCATCTGGAGGGACTCGCGGCCGGTGCCCTTCAGGGTGCGCAGCGGCAGATCCGGGAGTTGGTCGACGGGGCCGGGCTGGACGTACCCGATGACCTCGCCGCCTGGACCAACCTGTTCGACCTGCTCAGCGAAGTCGAGCGCACCATCGGCGGCTACGGCGAGCAGGTGTTCGGCCCGGATCTGGACGACTACGTCTACGCGACGGCCCCAGGGCGTTCCCGGCCCCGTCGGCCCGAACCGATCGGGCTCTTCCGTCGGTTTCAGTTGCGCCGTGAGCTGCGGCGGACCTGTCCAGCCGCTCCCCGGAAGCGATCCGAGATGTACGAGGGCCTGCTCGCCGCAGTGGACCAGCGTGAGCGCTGGCGGAAGCTCAGCCGTCAGGACAGCGCACCCACCGCTCTGGCGGGTGCCAACCTCTGCATGTCGTCCTTCACGCGGGTGCGCAACCACCTCGCCGCAGTGGCGGCATGTGCCCGGATCGACGGTCTCGACCGTGGATCGACCGCCATCGCGGCGAACGCACTCGCCGAGTTGAATGCCGACCGCGAAACGCTGTTTCTGATGCCCGACCTGAACAAGCAGCAGCAGATCTTTCGGTCGCTGGGCTTGACCCACCTGCTCGATGACCTGGCCAGGCGGCACGTCCAGAGCGATGAAGCAGCCGATACCTTACTGCGTGCCTGGTTGCAGGTGGTCCTCGACGAGATGCGCATGCGGGTCCCGTACCTCGGTCAGTTCGTGGGACAGCAGCACGGTGCGGTGGTCGAGGACTACCGTGCCGCGGACAGCCGGCACATCGAGATGGCAGCCCGCCGCGTCCGACGCAACGTGGCCGTGAACCTACGCAAGACCCGGGATGCGCATCCCGACCAGAATGACCTCGTCCGGCGGGAGGCCGCCAAGAAGCGGGGACACCTGCCCCTGCGGAAGCTGCTCGGCAGCGCCCCGGAGGTGCTACTCGCTGCGTTTCCGTGCTGGGCCATGTCGCCACTCGTGGTCAGCCGGATCCTGCCGGCCACGCAATCATTCGACGTGGTTGTCTTCGACGAGGCGAGTCAGATCGAGCCGCACGACGCGGTCGCCTCGATCATGCGAGGCGCGCAACTCGTGGTGGCTGGTGACCCCAAGCAACTCCCGCCCACACCGTTCTTCCGACGCCTCGTCCAGCAGACCCCAACAGGTGAGGACGAGGATCCTGGCGACGAGAGCCTTGAGGACTACGAGTCTGTTCTTGACGTCCTCAGCGGCATGCTCTCGGACCGGTACCGCTTGACCTGGCACTACCGCAGTCGCGATGAGCGGCTGATCGCGTTCTCAAACATCGAGATCTACGACCGATCGCTCGTGACATTCCCCGGCGTGCAGGTCGACAGCCCGCTGCGCCTGGAGACGGTGGACGGTCGCGTCTCTCCCGGGCAGAGCGGCTCCTCGACTGAAGAAGTCAACCGGGCTGTCGAGCTCATCCTCGAGCACGCCGAGCAGCGACCGAACGAGAGCCTCGGCGTCATCACCATGGGGCAGAAACATGCTCTGCGCATCGAGGGAACGCTCCGCAGCCGCCGCCGCGAGCAGGAGCACCTCGACGACTTCTTCTCGCAGGACCAGGCAGCGAGTCAGCGCTTCTTCATCAAGAGCCTGGAGAACGTCCAGGGCGATGAGCGGGACGCCATCATTCTGAGCATCGGCTACGCCAAGACCCAAGATGGCCGCCTTCCGCTTCGTTTCGGACCACTCAATCAGGATGGCGGCGAACGGCGTCTCAACGTCGCGGTCACCCGCGCGCGGCGTCGGATGACTGTCGTCAGCGCCTTTTCGCACCACGACATGGACCCAAACCAGACCGCAGCGACGAGGAACCGTGGGCCGGAGCTGCTCCGCCGCTACCTGGAGTTCGTCGATCTCGGCGGCGACGTCGGCGGGCGACAGCACACCGGGGTCGACCTCAACGGCCTCGAACGCAGCGTGCTGAGGGCAATTCAGCAAGAGGGCATCAACGCGGTGCCGCAGTGGGGCGTCTCCGGTTACCGCATCGACCTGGCACTCGCTCACCCGGATCAACCCGGCCGCATGGTGCTCGCCGTCGAAACCGACGGACACTCGTACCACGAAGCACATAGCGCCCGGGATCGTGATCGGCTGCGTCAGCAGCACCTGGAACGGCTCGGATGGGAGTTTCACCGGATCTGGTCGACTGACTGGTACGTCGACCCAGCAGGCCAGACGGCCCGGCTCGTGGCGAGATGGAAGCAGGCGGTCGATCGTGCTGACCGCGCCACGAAGGCTCCGCCCGCGCCAACGGCTCCGCCGCGAGTCAACCAGCGACCGTCGCCCCCGGCGTCGCGTCGTGGCCCACGCCCTCAGGTACCGATCGGACTCAAGATCACCGATTACACGCGGGACCAACTGGTGCGAATCTGCACCTGGCTGGTGAGCGACCAGCTTCAGCGCGACCGGGATGAGCGCCTGCAGGAAGCCATGACTGAACTCGGGTTCCGCAAGCGGGGCTCGATCATCCTCCAACGTCTGACCGAAGCACTCGACATCGCGCAGCAGCGCGCCGACCGGGAGGTGTATTGA
- a CDS encoding DUF397 domain-containing protein, translating to MERNAWRKSSRSGNNGQCVEVRERGAAVDVRDSKAPDAGMLSFKIAAWDAFVGSIKLPH from the coding sequence ATGGAACGTAACGCCTGGCGCAAGTCGAGCCGCTCCGGCAACAACGGCCAGTGCGTGGAGGTGCGTGAACGAGGTGCCGCGGTCGACGTCCGCGACTCCAAGGCCCCCGACGCCGGGATGCTGAGCTTCAAGATCGCCGCCTGGGACGCGTTCGTCGGCAGCATCAAGCTGCCGCACTGA
- a CDS encoding helix-turn-helix domain-containing protein: MPRFTPATPRSRRLGRELRKLREAKGLTGDGAADIVDCSPSRISRIESGEIRPRVGDVMELLVAYGVKIDEEPGTSLLDQARGLREDGWWQRLGGKYATYIAYETEAVELKNFEPMLVPGLLQTESYAREVNVIGRETDPETIGQRVAARMTRQEVLRRQPTPLRMHAILSEASLRTEVGGPDVLREQLDHLVTLSRLPNVTIQVLRFEAGAHLAISSGFALLSFEQDEPPLGYIETLAGELFLESSRDLARLSAAYDNLKTLARSPAESIKFIKELSTHGT, translated from the coding sequence ATGCCTCGATTTACGCCCGCGACACCGCGCTCCCGCAGACTTGGCCGGGAGCTACGCAAGCTCCGCGAAGCCAAGGGCCTGACCGGTGATGGAGCCGCCGACATCGTCGACTGCTCACCGTCCCGGATCAGTCGGATCGAGTCGGGCGAGATCAGACCTCGCGTCGGTGACGTCATGGAACTGCTGGTCGCGTACGGCGTCAAGATTGACGAGGAGCCGGGGACCTCGCTGCTCGATCAGGCGCGCGGTCTGCGTGAGGACGGCTGGTGGCAGCGCCTCGGCGGCAAGTACGCCACCTACATCGCGTACGAGACCGAGGCCGTGGAGCTCAAGAACTTCGAGCCGATGCTCGTGCCCGGTCTACTGCAGACCGAGAGCTACGCCCGCGAGGTCAACGTCATCGGCCGGGAGACCGACCCAGAGACCATCGGCCAGCGGGTTGCCGCCCGAATGACCCGGCAGGAGGTGCTGCGCCGGCAACCGACTCCGCTGCGGATGCACGCCATCCTCTCCGAGGCATCACTGCGCACCGAGGTCGGAGGCCCGGATGTGCTGCGCGAGCAACTCGACCACCTGGTCACGCTGAGCCGGCTGCCGAACGTGACAATCCAGGTGCTGCGCTTCGAAGCCGGTGCCCACCTGGCGATTAGCAGCGGCTTCGCCCTGCTCAGCTTCGAGCAGGACGAGCCGCCATTGGGCTACATCGAAACCCTGGCCGGCGAGCTGTTCCTTGAGTCGAGCCGCGACCTGGCGCGGCTGTCGGCGGCGTACGACAATCTGAAGACGCTGGCGCGGTCGCCCGCCGAGTCGATCAAGTTCATCAAGGAGCTGAGTACGCATGGAACGTAA
- a CDS encoding helix-turn-helix domain-containing protein codes for MTGPGRRNDNEPPIGRRMAELRMRRGMSQQVFADRIRKSKSWVDKVERGVRTLDRLSVIETVAAALGVAPDVLLAGKVAREPVTDTGGDVERVRAALARHDIPGSGNDGRPASSLAQLDDQAGYAWAAYRHGHHPRVLRLLPDLLDASRQVCHTQTGNACAAALLVRVYRLAAQVLVKVGEADLAWLAADRAMSAAAGDPWRAGLATISLAQALRALCQGRLAMTAAVTAVHQLDLAPSQVSRPDGTVLTGTLLIEAALAAAVSGDASAAGELTERVAHLACADGERHHDGTAFGPTPVDLARALVAMWIGDHQLAVVIHQRATSGNAWHLLPAEYRAAHLIDVTRAHLDLGDPHAAGRALVAADRIAPMETRIRPASRAALTAVLRAGPTAADVARLAATMGLSAASR; via the coding sequence ATGACCGGGCCTGGCCGGCGCAACGACAACGAGCCGCCGATCGGGCGGCGGATGGCGGAGCTGCGGATGCGTCGCGGAATGAGTCAGCAGGTCTTCGCCGACCGGATCCGCAAATCGAAGAGCTGGGTGGACAAAGTCGAGCGAGGGGTGCGTACCCTCGACCGACTCTCGGTGATCGAGACGGTCGCCGCAGCCCTCGGCGTCGCCCCAGACGTCCTGCTCGCGGGCAAGGTCGCGCGCGAGCCCGTCACCGACACCGGCGGCGACGTCGAACGCGTCCGAGCTGCGCTGGCCCGCCACGACATACCCGGCTCCGGCAACGACGGCCGGCCGGCGTCGTCGTTGGCTCAGCTCGACGACCAGGCGGGGTACGCGTGGGCGGCGTACCGTCACGGTCACCATCCCCGGGTGTTGCGACTGCTGCCCGACCTGCTCGATGCCAGCCGCCAGGTCTGCCACACGCAGACGGGAAACGCGTGCGCCGCCGCCCTGCTGGTGCGCGTGTACCGGCTCGCCGCCCAGGTGCTGGTCAAGGTCGGCGAGGCCGACCTGGCCTGGCTGGCCGCCGATCGGGCCATGAGCGCCGCCGCTGGCGACCCCTGGCGTGCCGGCCTCGCGACGATCTCTCTCGCGCAGGCACTGCGGGCTCTTTGCCAAGGCAGGTTGGCGATGACGGCGGCCGTCACGGCCGTGCACCAGCTCGACCTGGCACCGTCCCAGGTCTCCCGGCCGGACGGAACCGTCCTGACGGGAACCCTGCTGATCGAAGCCGCGCTCGCCGCCGCCGTTAGCGGAGACGCCAGCGCCGCGGGCGAACTCACCGAGCGCGTGGCTCACCTCGCCTGCGCTGACGGCGAGCGTCACCACGACGGCACCGCGTTCGGCCCCACCCCGGTCGACCTCGCCCGCGCCCTGGTCGCGATGTGGATCGGCGACCACCAACTGGCCGTTGTCATCCACCAACGGGCCACCAGCGGTAACGCCTGGCACCTACTGCCCGCCGAATACCGAGCCGCTCACCTGATCGACGTCACCCGCGCGCACCTCGACCTCGGCGACCCCCACGCCGCCGGCCGCGCCCTGGTCGCCGCCGACCGTATCGCCCCCATGGAGACGCGGATCCGCCCCGCCTCCCGGGCAGCACTCACCGCCGTGCTCCGCGCCGGCCCCACCGCAGCCGACGTGGCCCGCCTGGCCGCCACCATGGGACTGAGCGCAGCGTCACGCTGA
- a CDS encoding ABC transporter permease → MRSVRPARVPAARNSPPPGPGSLTAIQRRLGRDWRLAALFLAPMAVLVGGLVLVPIARSIITSTTERHGQDAVFVGLDNYLALVGDEQFHTGVVNSFVFTAYAEVFKVVLGLSAALLLHHRRRGRAVLAGLLLVPWVVPTVVTAFSWRALLDPIFGSVNTLLTATGIGPLLASAHLVDSWPAGWLSDPSLAMPSVILVNVWKGVPFFTVCFLAGLKAIPADLYEAATIDGASSWQRFSNVTLPGLRHVITVTVTLSSIWTFNNFDLVWLLTQGGPGDVTAPYVLIAYSKAILQLQYGAGAAVTLVMLPIIGGLVFILVRLLRQDTNIKLPRRSRAARWIGTRRWAPTARKALPWVVAAVVTGLLAWASPQIFWKAAVVLGVILLIAAAVGRVVSTLQSRGGRRSSSLVSGLGSWVALAGLLLFVLGPLYWIAVTAFKSEGQVVMRTDDLWPTPWTLEQFGALFANQPFGRWYLNTLLVSAASTAVALVCAALAGYALARLRFRGAQGFTVTVLLTYVMPGALLFIPLYQMLIGARLTDSLWSLVVTYPTFTLPFATWLLVGYFSSIPIELEEAALVDGCTRVQAFGRVVLPLAKPGLLAVALFTLTNAWNEFLFAFVFITKDEYKTLPVGMQSMIAGDVVPQGQLAAASLLVSIPVVVMYAFGQRFLTEGLTAGAVKG, encoded by the coding sequence GTGAGGTCTGTCCGTCCTGCGCGGGTCCCGGCGGCGAGGAACTCCCCGCCGCCGGGACCCGGCTCTCTCACCGCGATCCAGCGACGGCTGGGCCGTGACTGGCGGCTGGCGGCACTGTTCCTGGCGCCCATGGCCGTGCTGGTCGGCGGTCTCGTTCTCGTGCCGATCGCCCGGTCGATCATCACCAGCACCACGGAACGGCACGGGCAGGACGCCGTGTTCGTCGGCCTGGACAACTACCTCGCGCTCGTCGGCGATGAGCAGTTCCACACGGGCGTGGTGAACTCGTTCGTCTTCACCGCGTACGCCGAGGTTTTCAAGGTCGTGCTGGGCCTGTCCGCGGCCCTGCTGCTGCACCATCGGCGCCGTGGGCGGGCCGTGCTGGCCGGGTTGCTCCTGGTGCCGTGGGTGGTGCCGACGGTGGTGACGGCGTTCAGCTGGCGCGCGCTGCTCGACCCAATCTTCGGCAGCGTCAACACTCTGCTCACCGCTACCGGGATCGGGCCGCTGCTGGCCAGCGCGCACCTGGTCGACAGCTGGCCCGCGGGCTGGCTGTCCGACCCGTCGCTGGCCATGCCGTCGGTGATCCTCGTCAACGTCTGGAAGGGGGTGCCGTTCTTCACCGTGTGTTTCCTCGCGGGGCTGAAGGCCATCCCGGCGGACCTGTACGAGGCGGCGACCATCGACGGAGCCTCGTCGTGGCAGCGGTTCTCCAACGTGACGCTGCCCGGACTGCGCCACGTGATCACCGTGACGGTGACCCTGTCGTCGATCTGGACGTTCAACAACTTCGACCTCGTCTGGTTGTTGACCCAGGGCGGCCCGGGCGACGTAACCGCGCCGTACGTGCTCATCGCGTACTCGAAGGCGATCTTGCAGTTGCAGTATGGCGCGGGGGCTGCGGTCACGCTCGTCATGCTGCCGATCATCGGCGGGCTGGTGTTCATCCTGGTCCGGTTGTTGCGCCAGGACACCAACATCAAACTTCCTCGGAGAAGCCGGGCAGCGCGGTGGATCGGAACGCGGCGGTGGGCTCCGACGGCGCGGAAGGCGCTGCCGTGGGTCGTCGCCGCGGTGGTCACCGGTCTGCTGGCCTGGGCATCGCCGCAGATCTTCTGGAAGGCGGCGGTGGTCCTCGGGGTGATTCTGCTGATCGCGGCGGCGGTCGGCCGGGTGGTCTCGACCCTCCAGTCGCGAGGCGGTCGTCGGTCGTCGTCCCTGGTGTCGGGCCTGGGGTCCTGGGTCGCGCTGGCCGGGTTGCTTCTCTTCGTGCTGGGCCCGCTGTACTGGATCGCCGTCACGGCCTTCAAGTCCGAGGGCCAGGTCGTCATGCGCACCGACGACCTGTGGCCAACGCCGTGGACCCTGGAGCAGTTCGGTGCCCTCTTCGCCAACCAGCCGTTCGGCCGCTGGTACCTCAACACTCTGCTGGTGTCCGCGGCGTCCACGGCGGTGGCACTGGTCTGCGCCGCCCTGGCCGGCTACGCGCTGGCCCGGCTGCGATTCCGCGGGGCGCAGGGCTTTACCGTCACGGTGCTGCTCACCTACGTGATGCCGGGCGCGCTGCTGTTCATCCCGTTGTACCAGATGCTCATCGGCGCGCGGCTCACCGACTCGTTGTGGTCTCTGGTGGTGACGTACCCGACCTTCACGCTGCCGTTCGCCACCTGGCTGCTGGTGGGGTACTTCTCGTCGATCCCCATCGAGCTGGAGGAGGCAGCGCTGGTCGACGGCTGTACTCGCGTCCAGGCGTTCGGCCGGGTCGTGCTGCCCCTCGCCAAGCCAGGGCTGCTGGCGGTCGCGCTCTTCACCCTGACCAATGCCTGGAACGAATTCCTCTTCGCCTTCGTGTTCATCACGAAGGACGAGTACAAGACGCTCCCCGTGGGGATGCAATCGATGATCGCTGGAGACGTCGTGCCGCAAGGACAACTCGCCGCGGCGTCGCTGCTCGTCAGCATCCCCGTGGTGGTCATGTACGCATTCGGGCAGCGCTTCCTAACCGAAGGGCTCACCGCAGGCGCGGTGAAGGGCTGA
- a CDS encoding extracellular solute-binding protein, with amino-acid sequence MSMEDNPVWSRRGFLGVGVGVLGAAGLAACGGSSESPTRVQPEVPQELIDAAAALKGSSMGMLSQKLYSTAANDALDSSIKKFADTTGTKIENSLVQADAGDVVAKIDAEVKGGVARDLAFMTDSRFVAQFQALGDLEDVTDVVKVLTAKYGEPCAEAKNFCVFDGKWFAIPYHFIGIGSFLRKDWMQDKGISPKDIYSWEELRDLCLEISDPGKRRFGWGMTVNRSGDANGMIEALINAYGGSIASNDGRKVTFNSPETVQAVTFLGDIYTNPKYKPMLPPGVASWTDTSNNENWLAGVLGYTRNQFSVYADSRTKKNPVYANTHVFSDCIGPATDKPLLLGQSQGFVVFKGAKNPALAKLLAQYLVSAPALLGVAKEAPGLVMPAWEKVWDADPFFTSGDPAFPMLRKITQLSLPLSTTNGLAFPQKASAGQQAVGAAYVLTDMMQQIVQGAAPAQAVTAAHAKMVQIFNQQGLPQ; translated from the coding sequence ATGTCCATGGAGGACAACCCGGTGTGGTCCCGGCGTGGCTTTCTGGGGGTGGGGGTGGGGGTGCTCGGCGCGGCAGGTCTGGCCGCGTGTGGGGGCAGCTCCGAATCGCCCACCAGGGTGCAGCCGGAAGTTCCGCAGGAGCTGATCGACGCCGCAGCGGCGCTGAAGGGCTCCTCGATGGGGATGCTGTCGCAGAAGCTGTACTCGACGGCGGCGAACGATGCCCTCGACAGCTCGATCAAGAAGTTCGCCGACACCACCGGGACGAAGATCGAGAACAGCCTGGTTCAGGCCGACGCAGGTGATGTGGTGGCCAAGATCGACGCCGAGGTCAAGGGTGGGGTGGCGCGTGACCTGGCGTTCATGACCGACTCACGGTTCGTCGCGCAGTTTCAGGCGCTGGGTGACCTGGAGGACGTGACGGACGTCGTCAAGGTGCTGACGGCCAAGTACGGCGAACCCTGCGCCGAGGCCAAGAACTTCTGCGTCTTCGACGGCAAGTGGTTCGCGATCCCGTACCACTTCATCGGAATCGGGTCGTTCCTGCGCAAGGACTGGATGCAGGACAAGGGCATCTCCCCCAAGGACATCTACAGCTGGGAAGAGCTGCGGGATCTGTGCCTGGAAATCTCCGATCCGGGCAAACGCCGGTTCGGCTGGGGCATGACGGTGAACCGGTCCGGTGACGCCAACGGCATGATCGAGGCACTGATCAACGCCTACGGCGGGTCGATCGCCTCGAACGACGGCAGGAAGGTCACGTTCAACTCGCCCGAGACGGTGCAGGCGGTGACCTTCCTGGGCGACATCTACACCAATCCCAAGTACAAGCCGATGCTGCCGCCGGGGGTGGCCAGCTGGACCGACACCAGCAACAACGAGAACTGGCTCGCTGGAGTCCTCGGTTACACCCGCAACCAGTTCAGCGTCTACGCGGACTCCAGGACCAAGAAGAACCCGGTCTACGCAAACACCCACGTGTTCTCCGACTGCATCGGGCCGGCGACCGACAAGCCTTTGCTGCTCGGCCAGTCTCAAGGTTTCGTTGTCTTCAAGGGTGCCAAGAACCCCGCGCTCGCCAAGCTCCTGGCGCAGTACCTGGTCAGCGCGCCCGCGCTGCTCGGGGTGGCGAAGGAGGCGCCCGGCCTGGTGATGCCCGCATGGGAGAAGGTCTGGGACGCCGACCCGTTCTTCACCAGCGGCGACCCGGCGTTCCCCATGCTGCGCAAGATCACCCAACTGTCGCTGCCGCTGTCCACGACGAACGGCCTGGCCTTCCCGCAGAAGGCCAGTGCGGGCCAGCAGGCCGTCGGTGCGGCCTATGTCCTCACCGACATGATGCAGCAGATCGTCCAGGGCGCGGCGCCCGCGCAGGCCGTGACGGCCGCCCACGCGAAGATGGTGCAGATCTTCAACCAGCAGGGGCTGCCGCAGTGA
- a CDS encoding IclR family transcriptional regulator, translating to MPRVVPAVIRALDILELFLDTPQLSARQVMERLDLPRTTVHELLVTLEARSYLISVPGQPVQYRLGMPLFQLGAAFAGRLDLVREAQGVARDVAAACDEAVHVAVLDGADVIYLVKFDSTHPVRMVSAVGRRLPAHCTAVGKILLSGLDKASLDAVLSKGALPGMTSDSITDPDCLRAHLDRVRAENVAVDIGESDSAMRCVAAAIRDHSGATIAAMSLSAPIIRWTPQAHVEWTELVREGAATLSARMGYRAQSR from the coding sequence ATGCCCCGTGTGGTACCGGCGGTCATCCGCGCACTCGACATCCTCGAACTGTTCCTGGACACCCCCCAACTGTCGGCCCGCCAGGTGATGGAGCGGCTCGACCTGCCCCGCACCACGGTCCACGAACTGCTCGTCACGCTTGAGGCTCGCTCGTACCTGATCTCCGTCCCGGGCCAGCCGGTGCAGTATCGGCTCGGCATGCCGCTGTTCCAGCTCGGCGCGGCGTTTGCCGGCCGGCTTGACCTGGTCCGTGAGGCGCAGGGCGTCGCACGGGACGTGGCCGCCGCGTGCGACGAGGCGGTCCACGTGGCCGTGCTCGACGGTGCCGACGTCATCTACCTCGTCAAGTTCGACAGCACGCACCCCGTCCGGATGGTCTCTGCGGTCGGGCGGCGGCTGCCGGCCCACTGCACGGCGGTCGGCAAGATATTGCTATCGGGACTCGATAAGGCAAGCCTGGACGCCGTCCTGTCGAAGGGCGCCCTGCCGGGCATGACGTCGGACAGCATCACCGACCCGGACTGCCTACGCGCGCATCTCGATCGTGTCCGGGCGGAGAACGTCGCGGTCGACATCGGCGAGTCGGACAGCGCCATGCGCTGCGTCGCTGCGGCGATCCGAGACCATTCTGGCGCAACCATCGCTGCGATGAGCCTCTCCGCGCCGATCATTCGCTGGACCCCCCAGGCGCACGTGGAGTGGACCGAGCTGGTCCGCGAGGGCGCGGCCACGCTGTCCGCCCGCATGGGCTACCGGGCCCAGTCTCGATAG